The Lysobacter gummosus genome includes a region encoding these proteins:
- a CDS encoding glucan biosynthesis protein, with product MQRREILKAGLSLPLAGLAGGGLATVWAATGPGQAFAADTVPALARALAAKPYKAAGSDLPEALARIKYDTWRDIRFDPAQALWKSERLPFQLQFFHRAFLFKQRVDMHVVRGGVATPVVYTPKMFSFGQAPRPAQDDLGFAGFRVHAPINRADYFDEVCAFLGASYFRAVAKNLLYGLSARALALNTGAGNSEEFPAFTGFWIEQPASSAKRIVVHALLDSPSVAGALRFAITPGVETVFDTQLRLYPRVALSSVGIAPLTSMYHFDATDRVGIDDFRPAVHDSDGLAMHNGAGEQIWRPLHNPPSLQESAFQDRRPRAFGLMQRKRAFADYADSEAHYERRPSAWVEPVGDWGEGAVHLIEIPTKDEYQDNIVAFWRPRAPLAAGREHRYDYRLHWCARHAWTPSLATVARTRIGAGGNGARLVVIDLEGGGLSELAADAAPRAVVWSSAGRIANAVAHANPGTGGWRVSFELQPGDARTIELRAVLEDGGPLSETWLYRWTA from the coding sequence TTGCAGCGACGCGAAATACTCAAGGCGGGGCTCAGCCTGCCGTTGGCTGGTCTGGCCGGCGGCGGCCTGGCAACGGTCTGGGCGGCGACCGGACCGGGACAGGCGTTCGCCGCCGACACCGTGCCGGCGCTGGCGCGCGCGCTGGCGGCCAAGCCCTACAAGGCGGCCGGGTCGGATCTGCCCGAGGCGCTGGCGCGGATCAAGTACGACACCTGGCGCGACATCCGCTTCGACCCGGCGCAAGCGCTGTGGAAGTCCGAGCGGCTGCCGTTCCAGTTGCAGTTCTTCCATCGCGCGTTCTTGTTCAAGCAGCGCGTGGACATGCACGTGGTGCGCGGCGGCGTCGCCACGCCGGTGGTGTATACGCCGAAGATGTTCAGCTTCGGTCAGGCGCCCAGGCCGGCGCAGGACGATCTGGGCTTTGCCGGTTTCCGCGTGCATGCGCCGATCAATCGCGCAGATTATTTCGACGAGGTCTGCGCGTTCCTGGGCGCGAGCTATTTCCGCGCGGTCGCCAAGAACCTGCTGTACGGCCTGTCCGCGCGCGCGTTGGCGCTGAACACCGGCGCCGGCAACAGCGAAGAATTTCCGGCCTTCACCGGGTTCTGGATCGAACAGCCGGCGTCGAGCGCGAAGCGGATCGTCGTGCACGCGTTGCTGGACAGCCCGAGCGTGGCCGGTGCGCTGCGCTTCGCGATAACGCCCGGCGTCGAGACCGTGTTCGATACGCAACTGCGCCTGTATCCGCGCGTGGCGTTGTCGAGCGTGGGCATCGCGCCGTTGACCAGCATGTATCACTTCGATGCGACCGATCGCGTCGGCATCGACGATTTCCGCCCCGCCGTGCACGATTCCGATGGCCTGGCGATGCACAACGGCGCCGGCGAACAGATCTGGCGGCCGCTGCACAATCCGCCCAGCCTGCAGGAAAGCGCGTTCCAGGACCGCCGGCCGCGCGCGTTCGGACTGATGCAGCGCAAGCGCGCCTTCGCCGATTACGCCGACAGCGAAGCGCATTACGAGCGCCGTCCGAGCGCCTGGGTGGAACCGGTCGGCGATTGGGGCGAGGGCGCGGTGCACCTGATCGAGATCCCGACCAAGGACGAATATCAGGACAACATCGTCGCCTTCTGGCGCCCGCGCGCGCCGCTCGCGGCCGGGCGCGAGCATCGCTACGACTACCGTCTGCACTGGTGCGCCAGGCATGCCTGGACGCCGTCGCTGGCGACGGTCGCGCGCACCCGCATCGGTGCCGGCGGCAACGGCGCGCGGCTGGTGGTGATCGACCTGGAAGGCGGCGGCCTGTCCGAACTGGCCGCCGACGCCGCGCCGCGCGCGGTGGTGTGGTCATCGGCGGGGCGAATCGCCAACGCCGTCGCGCATGCCAATCCCGGCACCGGCGGATGGCGCGTATCGTTCGAACTGCAACCCGGGGATGCGCGCACGATCGAATTGCGCGCGGTGCTGGAAGACGGCGGTCCCCTTTCCGAAACCTGGCTTTATCGTTGGACTGCATGA
- a CDS encoding glycosyltransferase family 4 protein, translating to MRYAIVTETYPPEINGVALTVQGLERGLRARGHQVDLVRPRQDADGGGDGEAHELLVRGLPLPRYPGLRFGLPCAGRLIQAWKRDTPDAIYVATEGPLGGSALKAARRLGIPAATGFHTRFDEYMRDYGAPFLVGTALAWMRRFHNGADATLVPTRELAEFLRARGFEDVVRLPRAVDTELFDPRRRSAALRREWGLDDDGFAAIYVGRIAPEKNLDLAVRAFRALQQQRPQARFVWVGDGPAREKLQRDNPDFIFCGLKRGQVLAEHFASGDIFLFPSHSETFGNVTLEAMASGVPTVAFDYGAAHEHLRDGLHGAAIADGDDAGFIRAAARIGSQDALRAGMSRAGREAISGLRPQQVAADFDALLHGLAERNATGRGTLRRLNDETKPKQEVL from the coding sequence ATGCGCTACGCGATCGTCACCGAGACCTATCCGCCGGAAATCAACGGCGTCGCCCTGACCGTGCAAGGTCTGGAGCGGGGTCTGCGCGCCCGTGGTCATCAGGTCGATCTGGTCCGTCCGCGCCAGGACGCCGATGGCGGCGGCGACGGCGAGGCTCACGAGTTGCTGGTGCGCGGCCTGCCGTTGCCGCGCTACCCCGGCCTGCGCTTCGGCCTGCCCTGCGCCGGCCGCCTGATCCAGGCCTGGAAGCGCGACACCCCCGACGCCATCTACGTCGCCACCGAAGGCCCGCTGGGCGGTTCGGCGTTGAAGGCGGCACGGCGCCTGGGCATTCCCGCCGCGACCGGCTTCCACACCCGCTTCGACGAATACATGCGCGACTACGGCGCGCCGTTCCTGGTCGGCACCGCGCTGGCGTGGATGCGCCGCTTCCACAACGGCGCCGACGCGACCCTGGTGCCGACCCGCGAGCTGGCCGAGTTCCTGCGCGCGCGCGGCTTCGAAGACGTGGTGCGGCTGCCGCGCGCGGTCGATACCGAACTGTTCGACCCGCGCCGCCGCAGCGCCGCGCTGCGCCGCGAATGGGGCCTGGACGACGACGGCTTCGCCGCGATCTACGTCGGCCGGATCGCGCCGGAGAAAAATCTCGACCTGGCCGTGCGCGCGTTCCGCGCCTTGCAGCAGCAGCGCCCGCAGGCGCGCTTCGTCTGGGTGGGCGACGGCCCGGCGCGGGAAAAACTGCAGCGCGACAACCCCGATTTCATTTTCTGCGGACTCAAGCGCGGGCAAGTGCTGGCCGAGCATTTCGCCAGCGGCGACATATTCCTGTTTCCCAGCCACAGCGAAACCTTCGGCAACGTGACCCTGGAAGCGATGGCCAGCGGCGTGCCGACGGTGGCCTTCGACTACGGCGCCGCGCACGAGCACCTGCGCGACGGCCTGCACGGCGCGGCGATCGCCGACGGCGACGACGCCGGCTTCATCCGCGCGGCGGCGCGCATCGGCAGCCAGGACGCCTTGCGCGCGGGAATGTCCCGCGCGGGCCGCGAAGCGATCAGCGGCCTGCGCCCGCAACAGGTCGCGGCCGATTTCGATGCCCTGCTCCACGGCCTGGCCGAGCGCAATGCGACTGGCCGCGGCACGTTGCGACGATTGAACGACGAAACCAAACCCAAGCAGGAGGTCTTATGA
- a CDS encoding phosphatase PAP2 family protein codes for MNRLPLRKRLIAGESGWCLRANRLGERSSSRAYFAAVSRLGDGVFWYALMAALILVDGYDGLRASAHLAATGVIALALYKLLKRWTRRPRPFASDQRIHAWVAPLDEFSFPSGHTLHAVAFSLVAMAHYPVLAWLLIPFTASVAASRVVLGLHYPSDVVAATVIGSTLAGFSLWLVPGVSLFG; via the coding sequence ATGAACCGGTTGCCTTTGCGCAAACGTCTGATCGCCGGCGAATCGGGTTGGTGCCTGCGCGCCAATCGTCTCGGCGAACGCAGCAGCTCGCGCGCTTACTTCGCCGCGGTCAGCCGCCTGGGCGACGGCGTGTTCTGGTATGCGCTGATGGCGGCGTTGATCCTGGTGGACGGTTACGACGGCTTGCGCGCGTCCGCACACTTGGCGGCGACCGGGGTGATCGCGTTGGCGCTGTACAAGCTGCTCAAGCGCTGGACGCGGCGCCCGCGTCCGTTCGCGTCCGATCAACGCATCCACGCCTGGGTCGCGCCGCTGGACGAGTTCAGTTTTCCCTCGGGGCACACCTTGCACGCGGTCGCTTTCAGTCTGGTGGCGATGGCGCATTACCCGGTGCTGGCTTGGCTGCTGATTCCGTTCACGGCCAGCGTGGCGGCGTCGCGGGTGGTGCTTGGGTTGCATTACCCCAGCGATGTCGTGGCGGCTACGGTGATCGGTTCTACGTTGGCCGGGTTTTCGTTGTGGCTGGTGCCGGGCGTGTCGTTGTTCGGCTGA
- the mdoH gene encoding glucans biosynthesis glucosyltransferase MdoH, with the protein MNATVAPPQRPTSVPYEALPPESPMAMPVQSLRVGERPKGRLPSAPNAMAWRRLYVIGGAAALTLTAAYHILRVLYVGGLSLLEAVLLMLFVPLFAWIALAFSSSLAGFILILTRRRWRFGLKQGGELPVLGQRTALLMPTYNEDPERLMAGLQAIYESVVATGQLERFDFFILSDTTKEPVRQAEIRAFNALRERTGGHDRIFYRRRKNNAERKAGNISEWVRRFGSAYPHMLILDADSLMTGEVIVKLSGAMERNADVGLIQTLPMIVNGQTLFARMQQFAGRVYGPVIAYGIAWWHGAESNYWGHNAIIRTQAFADHAGLPELRGYKPFGGTVLSHDFVEAAFMRRGGWALHMVPGLVGSFEEGPPSLTDMLVRDRRWCQGNLQHGAVVSAKGLHWVSRMHMAMGIGHYFTAPMWAMLMLVGLIIPLDRVDYFKWQSIRLPGFSPSAYWRDQDPDRVLWVFVATMAVLLAPKFMAFLAMLTDRETRRGCGGAIRAFISMIFETLLAALMAPITMYVQSRGVAEVLAGKDSGWESQRRDDGSLPLSGLIRSYGGLTLFGLMIGAMAYVISPPLAAWMSPVIIGLVISIPVVAFTSAKAPGQWLRKIGIFRIPEEITPPPVLVRAKQLRIEAAQRSSN; encoded by the coding sequence ATGAACGCAACTGTCGCTCCCCCGCAACGACCGACCTCCGTGCCGTACGAGGCGCTGCCCCCGGAATCGCCGATGGCGATGCCGGTGCAATCGCTGCGCGTGGGCGAGCGTCCGAAAGGTCGCCTGCCCAGCGCGCCCAACGCCATGGCCTGGCGCCGCCTGTACGTGATCGGCGGCGCCGCGGCGCTGACCCTGACCGCGGCGTACCACATCCTGCGCGTGCTCTATGTCGGCGGCCTGAGCCTGCTCGAAGCGGTGCTGCTGATGTTGTTCGTGCCGTTGTTCGCCTGGATCGCGCTGGCGTTCTCCAGTTCGCTGGCCGGCTTCATCCTGATCCTGACCCGGCGGCGCTGGCGCTTCGGCCTCAAGCAGGGCGGCGAGCTGCCAGTGCTGGGCCAGCGCACCGCGCTGCTGATGCCGACCTACAACGAAGACCCGGAACGGTTGATGGCCGGCTTGCAGGCGATCTACGAGTCCGTCGTCGCCACCGGCCAGCTCGAGCGTTTCGATTTCTTCATCCTCAGCGACACCACCAAGGAACCGGTGCGCCAGGCCGAAATCCGCGCGTTCAACGCCTTGCGCGAACGCACCGGCGGCCACGACCGCATCTTCTACCGGCGCCGCAAGAACAACGCCGAGCGCAAGGCCGGCAATATCTCCGAATGGGTGCGCCGCTTCGGTTCGGCCTATCCGCACATGCTGATCCTGGACGCCGACAGCCTGATGACCGGCGAGGTCATCGTGAAGCTGTCCGGCGCGATGGAGCGCAACGCCGATGTCGGCCTGATTCAAACCTTGCCGATGATCGTCAACGGCCAGACCTTGTTCGCGCGCATGCAGCAGTTCGCCGGGCGCGTGTACGGCCCGGTGATCGCCTACGGCATCGCCTGGTGGCACGGCGCGGAGAGCAACTACTGGGGCCATAACGCGATCATCCGCACCCAGGCCTTCGCCGATCACGCCGGCCTGCCGGAACTGCGCGGCTACAAGCCTTTCGGCGGCACCGTGCTGAGCCACGATTTCGTCGAGGCCGCGTTCATGCGCCGCGGCGGCTGGGCCTTGCACATGGTGCCGGGACTGGTCGGCAGCTTCGAGGAAGGCCCGCCGTCGCTGACCGACATGCTGGTGCGCGACCGCCGCTGGTGCCAGGGCAATCTGCAGCACGGCGCGGTGGTTTCGGCCAAGGGCCTGCACTGGGTCAGCCGCATGCACATGGCCATGGGTATCGGCCATTACTTCACCGCGCCGATGTGGGCGATGCTGATGCTGGTCGGCCTGATCATTCCGCTGGACCGGGTCGATTACTTCAAGTGGCAGAGCATCCGCCTGCCGGGTTTCTCGCCCAGCGCCTACTGGCGCGACCAGGACCCCGACCGCGTGTTGTGGGTGTTCGTGGCGACCATGGCGGTGCTGCTGGCGCCGAAGTTCATGGCCTTCCTGGCGATGCTGACCGACCGCGAGACCCGTCGCGGCTGCGGCGGCGCGATTCGCGCCTTCATCAGCATGATCTTCGAAACCCTGCTGGCGGCGCTGATGGCGCCGATCACCATGTACGTGCAATCGCGCGGCGTGGCCGAAGTGCTGGCCGGCAAGGACTCGGGCTGGGAATCGCAGCGCCGCGACGACGGCAGCCTGCCGCTGTCGGGCCTGATCCGCAGCTACGGCGGCCTGACCCTGTTCGGCCTGATGATCGGCGCGATGGCCTACGTGATCTCGCCGCCGCTGGCGGCGTGGATGTCGCCGGTGATCATCGGCCTGGTCATCTCGATCCCGGTGGTCGCCTTCACCTCGGCCAAGGCCCCGGGCCAA